In Planococcus citri chromosome 4, ihPlaCitr1.1, whole genome shotgun sequence, the genomic window CTCGAACTATTTCATCATTATAAATTTCTCAAgctagaaaaaatattatcagtGGATAATAATGGAAAGCGAATGAGTTgccttcatcaaaaaaattgatacatcgGCCAAACTACTCCTTAGTACGATGATATGACACTTTCGAGTTTAGAATGCAAGTTGGAAACTCAGTTTGGCCTTTTATCCACAACACCATCGATATGCTGCTCGAAAAACTACCATGGACGAGAGATCTATATTTGCTCGTAAGTTGAATCAATTTATGTACATAGTCGActcgtaaattaaattttatttaactTTCAATTAAATATATTACATCGTACGATATTTTTTACAGTACGATCACGAATAGGACCCGATCTGTTTCGCGGTGCACCCGAGTTGAGTAAGATCGCATACTTCAGCGCAGCAATTGCCTTATGGTATCATGCAAATATACCTGTACAGATGTCAGGAATAAGAAAACATCGCTCCCAAGACAGCGCTGTGTGGTCATCGTTATGTCGAAAAGTGCGTGGATATGCGCTGGATTTAATGATACCGAATTCAATCTGTCAACGTCTGCAGGTATACgtcgataaaataaaatacgaattaGAAGATTGGGTTACCTATCATTCAAGAGCTGTATTTTTTGGGCAACAAAATGACTTGAAGATATACAAGTTCATTTATCACATCATTTGGTATCCTGATGGTAATATTAATTACGCGAAGACGGCTGCAAATTtactaaaatcaaaatccaCGAGTACAACTGAGAAGTTCTTTCTTTCGTGTTTGTATTGTTTGGAAGACGAGATCAGAGCGATTGCACCGTCAGTGATCGAGCGTATCGATTTGACTCAATTGAGGTTTAACGAGCATCCATTGATTCACTACTGGATTTGTTGTCTGCGAAGCGCTTTGAACAATATACAAGTTACTAGAGATTTATCCATCGAATGTTTCATGGTTCAGCAACATTACGTGAATAATTGGTCAGCGGTGGAATACTTCTTTGATCGAATGAATTCCGATGAACAAGTGCAAAGCGCTATCTGGTTAATCGACAAATACGGATTAATGTATCAGGAggtattattgatgaaattgaacgaaatcCAACGGTTATCCTTGTATTCAAGCAGATGTACGGAGATCCTTTATAATTACTCTAGATCGTTTAATACCACcgatatttcgaaaaatgttcttGTGACGTGGTTTGAAATTCGTAATACGATCTCCAGAGAGCAATTCGCCTTGATATTTCGCGAACTGCTGTGGTCCAGAGTAGTCGATACGGTTATGACGGATATTTGGACCAGCGCTTGTGCCGATTTTAAAcgtcatgttttgaaaaacgttGATAACGAATtcatttcaacattattttatcGATTTGGGACGAACTACGATAGTGATTTCATATTCACCGTTTTAGCAGATATGAATGCAAATGCTAAACAAACGATGATTGAAAAACGGTTCTTCACACAATGCTGCGAAAACTTGATATGCGAGCAGAAGCCATCGATTTTGGATAGATTACTGAATCAGTTTTTTCCCACCACCGAAGAATCGGCACAATTCAAACGTAATCTCGTAAGCACTTCGGATAAAGTGAAATCCCAATGTTTTGAGTATTTCCGCgactacaaaaaaatcaaaatcgccCATGAAATGCTCGCTTTAGCGTTGTCACCTGACTACGATTTCGTACTAGAgtacaaaagaaaaatactcATGTCACCGGAGGGTACTCGGAATTGTAGTTTTCTCATGGGTTCAGTTAAACGTGGCACTTTATGTAACCTCATCGCCGATTGTTTCAATACTGAAAGCCTCGCATGGGaattcaaaaaagaagtgaTTTACTCTACATGGGGTATTCGCAAACTTCAGGAAATGATTCTAGAGGATAATTTGCGTACGgcgaaaaaatacataaattggTTTCTGGAAtcgaacgaagaaaaaaaattattcaaaagacgTCTACTGATCGATAACGAAAGTGTTAGTTCAACAATGATACAAATATTACTCAGATAAGACCGGGAGTGGTGGCAATCATTTATGATATGGTGCTTCGAAGATGAAAAGACTATCACGGAGTTTAAAGAAATGCTGCCAGTGGATACGATTTTTGATCACTTACTGACGGGTAGCGTTTGTCGAAATTATTATCGGTATCCTAATCTTAATCTTGAGCTTTCCTTGAAAGAGAATTTCGAGTTTGGTATCGTGGAAAGATTTTTATATTGGTACTTTCAGACATGGGCGGAAAAATGTGATTATAAAGTTCGAAGAATTAACGCCTATGAAAACCTGCATATCATCTCGTTCATTTTGAGGTCTGAACAGGCCGAGAAAAATATTAAAGCGGTGATAGGCTGGTTTTTCAATTACAATCAAAGTAAAATCGACCAATTCAAACGAGATCATCAAGGCTCGGAAATTGTTTCAATGATTTAAAAACGTATGTATAGTATATTATGTAGTTTGAAATGATTGACCatttttgtatttaattttttaaaaaaatcctaatgaatttcattgttttaaaatacctacttcaattcttttttcaaattattaatatATTAAAGTTGGCGTCATAAATTGAATATTGTGATACCTATAATCATTATACCTACTTGAGTGatcttattatttttaatgagattATTTTCTCACTCTCTGATTTTCACGTGTCTTTTTGTTCCAGAAGTTTTATTGTTTCGGAATTTTGTCTTTTGTAAATGAAAATATAGAATAGTGCAGAAAAGTACATAGATGGGTAATGATAATAttgttcattaattttcatgattcaaataaaataaacattttattCATGTTGTAGGGAATGAAGTGGATTTTTTCGATATGTTAATCACAGAACTCGAAGCAttgctgataaaaaaatgattaaaaaattatgagagAGACCTGGGAAGATTTAATGAAAAACGaagattttaattttgcgtGCGACGAATCTATATTTTAACAAACTTTGCTGAGGAAAAATATGATAGGTATACAATATATTTGAGCTTTGAGCGATAATGGATTTATAAGTTTAGAACTGcccgaaaaagttgaaattcaaaacagtttttaatcaatttggcaggtcgaagATTGAGTACATCCCATTTaagctttcttagtcaatttggtaaaactttgttgcttttttttctcacttttgacctaatgattttcaaaaattcatcaaaaataatgctttttagcgcttgaaatttttggccGGTGGTAGATTTTTGCATGCTTTGTGCTTTTTCGATTTAGTTTCATACCGTAGCTTGTATTGTATTGGATCGACTTTTGTAATTCAGAAAGAAAAAGTTAAcgtctttcaattttgcaatttttgctcaCCTTGAAGCTTTCATAGGTGGAGTTACGGGTCACTTCGTCGCTTCATAttctaaaattaatatttccTTCAAATTCTTGTATTAACGCTTACATAATCTACGTATTTTATGTACGTACttcgagaataaaaaataaaataaataataatgatttTAATGAACATGGtaataatgattttattttatcaactgCGTACACTGATTTTGTGCGGAATCAAACATGTTGCTGATGTtgcattgcatttttttgaaggcATTTTCTTTTCGACTTTTCCACGCTCACGccgattttaatttcaaacgtgtttggtttttgttttagAAGGATTTTATCAATTATCGTTGTTAGTGTGTGGTGCGTTGCATTCATGATCTCGATAAACTTCATTCCAGACTTGCATAGTATTAACTTTAATCGAATTCCAAGATTTCAAGATTTGGTGACGTACCTATTACAATTTCAGCGTAAGTTTGAAACACACCCTCTTCGTGATAACAGCTTAGTCGACGTTTAATTTAGTTTTATAATgtttaatgtttattttttggcgtGTTTATTAGTAAAGCAGactagaaattgattttgatccGTCTTCACTGCCTTACAGTATGAGTTACAGTTCCGATTCTGATTCGACTTCTTCGTCGAGTAATTCGAGCTTATTCGACGTCAGCAGAGATACTGAGAGCGATAGTTCGAGCGAGAGCGATACCGAAACTTCCGAGGAAGAGGATTCTATTCCATTGCGTGTAACGGATTCTGATACATCGGATTCTTCTTCGACAGATTCAGATTCTTCGTCAACCGGTATTCCTAAAAGTGAGTTATTATTCTATATGCAGATACTATCAATTTATCGAGTCAAAAAATATGTGAttgtgttttggaaaattctgcACTAAAGTGTGTGAGAATTAAGTTTTTAAGATGAACAAAATCTGCCCTGCTTGTCTGCTCATGGTCTGCTCCTCTCACGAGGACATGGTACCTATTTGAttccatacaaaaaaaatgtatgtactttggcCTAGATTTTTCTTCGGGGCTCCAATTTTCATCCAATCTTAATGATTTTTTCGTGGTGATGATACATTTTCCTTcaagtgttttaaattttattttcatgtgTTTCACAGGTTCTGAAGAATTCGTGGCGAAACCGGTCACAGATCTACCGGCGTTGAAGGATATGGCATCTGTCTGTATAGCTGTCGCTTTATGGAAACATGCGGACATACTCCGAGGCGTTTCTGGATTATCCTCTATCAGGGCTTTATCTCAAGCCATATCTGTGCAGCGTTCCGCCCCGTGGAAGTCGTTAGTGCAGAAAATCCGCCAATCAgcagaaaaattaccacttCCGGCCACATTAGTTGAGAATATTAATCAATACGTGACGAAAATCGATGGCGAAATCCACGTTTGGGTTAAATATCATCATCGGAAAGTGTTTTTGATAGATTACGTGAAATGTGCTTTGGTTTATTGTCTCTTCGGTGACGTAATTTGGTACTCTAATGGTACCATCGACTACAAGGGAACAGCCAAAAACTTGATCACGTCTTGCAAATTGAGCGATGTTGTGAAGTATCGATTATTGTGTTTGTACTGCTTGGAAGATGAGAAGATATCACCGTTGTCGTTGGTGAATGACATAACGAATAATGTGGATCGTCGACTTCACCCAATTATCCATTACTGGAATTGCTACCATAGAAACAAATTACAGAAAGTGCATTCGAAACCATACCCATCTGTCGATGTTTTCATGTTCGAAAATCAAGGTGTAGATAATTGGCCGGCtaaagagtatttttttgaacgtcTGTCTCCCGAAGAACAAGTAAAAAGTGCTATAAAATTAATCGATAAATACGGCGTAACGTTTCAGCGTTTTTTACTGACGAAATTGAACGAATCTCAACGTTGGCACGTCTATTTGGCCAGTCGAACCAACAGAGCCGTCAACATGTTAGTGAATTACGCCAAGACTGGATTTAACAACGAAGATGTTTATTCACTGTGGTTCGATATTAGAAATTTGATTAACAGAGATCAATTCGTtagaatattcaaaaagttgttcaacTTAGGATTGCGGTTTATTATTTTGCAAGATATCTGGAACCACGCTGACGATGATTTTaaacattatatttttgaatacaaTAACGGTGAAATTAtcgataaaatgttgaaaaccagTGCTAAAAGAAGATGCGTTCGTGATGTTTTATTTACCATGTTATCGGATTCaaacgaagaaatgaaaaatgcggTCACGAAGAAGAATTCGTTCAAGATGTATTGCGAGGAATTACTAAAGCAACAAAACTTTCAGGAATTGAATCAGTTATTGAGTTTATGCTTTCCTGTACGCGAAGAGATGGCACGATTCAAGATGGATTTTGTGAAAGAATCCTCGATCGTTTGGAATAAGTGTTTGAATTTCTATTCGGAAGGAGATTTGATAAATTTAAATGGTTATTTGTCTTCACTGCTGTCACCTCATTCGGATCTCATCATCGAATACAAGAAGAATCTGCTCATGTCATCGGATGGTATTAATCAATGCGTGAGGCTATTGCTTTCAATAAAAGATACGTTAAACGATATCATCAACGATGTTTCTCCATCCGACGATTTCGCATGCGAGTTGAAGAAGaagatattattttcaaattcggcCATTCATGTATtaaagcgaaaaatttcgaaaaaccgTTTGGACGAAGTTAAAGAAACCATGGATCGGTACGTCTTGTCgaacgaagatgaaaaaaaattgaaaaaaaagttgatcgaCGACGATGTTCAACTCTTGCGTCAGATTATTCTTAAATCCAAACATTCGCAGTGGCAATCGTTGATGCTCTGGTAtttcgaagatgaaaaaatgataaaacagaACAAACGCGAGCTACCTTTGAATGATCTATTTAACGAAATATTGCTAGAATGCGTTTTTGAATCGTATGATAAATATCAATCGGCGTTGCGACGAGCTGGTAAAATTGAATTCGTCAAAGTGGAAAAGTTCCTAACTTGGTATTTTGAATCATCCAATGCAGTCAAGAAGTACAAATTACAGATGTTGGattcgtacaaaaaaatagaTGTGATTTCCAAATTGCTGAAAGACGATAACACGTCGTATCTGAAGTCTGTTATGAGCTGGTTTTTCGAAAAAGATATCgaacaaattggaaaattcgaaaagaaGCATAAAGGGGAGAAAATCATTAAAACGGTCCAATTGGCGCGCAGAAGTTGtcgcaaataatttttaatgtggTTTTACTCGGtgttttttctcagttttttgttttttattttaatttttgtatcatGATTAATGTCTTTTATATGTCAAGTTGATGTGTCTTATACTATATGTTCTCCGAATATCAATGGTCTAATTActtattttgtgaattttcgataggtacctatacagtgTTTTTACAGATTTTTCGATTGCACTAAATTTATGTACAATGAatcattcaagtaggtacatatcatgGCAATGTGAAATGGCTCCtgtttttggcataaaaatattatttcgtgCTCTGAaaagtttagaaatttttcatgagttttgtttttgacattttgactgACGTTTTGAACACCTACAACATGTGTGGATTGATGAAGTTTCGGTAGGTTTTGATGAGGTGATCAATGATCATTGATCTGATTCTGATTAGTTATCAATATAATCAACAAATGAATAGGTACGAATTCATGGACGTTACTTAGTTGTAGGGATCACTtcgctaagtggtgaattttgattcaatttttctcgtaaaagtTGTAATggtaaacgaataaaaatttcatatttttaaaatgatgactCGATACTTCAGAGTCgagtccaatctctcaattcaataataaaatttttcgattcaatcaCGCCTGGAAAAATGGAGCACTCAAACTCAACTCTCAAAAGAtacatcgaataaaaataaagttcatacatattatgtagtaaATTAATAAGGGAAGTAAAATggtaatttataatttcatcaactgACAACAGTGTTTCAATTGCAATACGCACGTGGTTGACTGGTTGTGTTGTGGTCATGGTTGTGGTTTTATCAATGTTAGTGGATTTCTCCTAAATGTTATtctgatttctcaatttcttatatttttttctgctatttcgTTGTAAAAATCGCGAATAAGTTTTAGAATTGCTTCAAATCCTGTCGGAATTTGCCAGTTAAACttcagtaagtaagtacatattgaTTGAATAGTGTGAAAAATCGGTTGAAACGTTTTGTGATAACAGCTATGCCTTTGTATTTATTATTCTACCAATCTTTGTCACGTTCAACTGTTCAATGGTGAATTTCGATCAGATTCGTTAGAAAAACAAATTGACATACTGTTGAATACtagcaaaataatttttttctcgtttattaGGA contains:
- the LOC135843616 gene encoding uncharacterized protein LOC135843616, producing MSYSSDSDSTSSSSNSSLFDVSRDTESDSSSESDTETSEEEDSIPLRVTDSDTSDSSSTDSDSSSTGIPKSSEEFVAKPVTDLPALKDMASVCIAVALWKHADILRGVSGLSSIRALSQAISVQRSAPWKSLVQKIRQSAEKLPLPATLVENINQYVTKIDGEIHVWVKYHHRKVFLIDYVKCALVYCLFGDVIWYSNGTIDYKGTAKNLITSCKLSDVVKYRLLCLYCLEDEKISPLSLVNDITNNVDRRLHPIIHYWNCYHRNKLQKVHSKPYPSVDVFMFENQGVDNWPAKEYFFERLSPEEQVKSAIKLIDKYGVTFQRFLLTKLNESQRWHVYLASRTNRAVNMLVNYAKTGFNNEDVYSLWFDIRNLINRDQFVRIFKKLFNLGLRFIILQDIWNHADDDFKHYIFEYNNGEIIDKMLKTSAKRRCVRDVLFTMLSDSNEEMKNAVTKKNSFKMYCEELLKQQNFQELNQLLSLCFPVREEMARFKMDFVKESSIVWNKCLNFYSEGDLINLNGYLSSLLSPHSDLIIEYKKNLLMSSDGINQCVRLLLSIKDTLNDIINDVSPSDDFACELKKKILFSNSAIHVLKRKISKNRLDEVKETMDRYVLSNEDEKKLKKKLIDDDVQLLRQIILKSKHSQWQSLMLWYFEDEKMIKQNKRELPLNDLFNEILLECVFESYDKYQSALRRAGKIEFVKVEKFLTWYFESSNAVKKYKLQMLDSYKKIDVISKLLKDDNTSYLKSVMSWFFEKDIEQIGKFEKKHKGEKIIKTVQLARRSCRK
- the LOC135843655 gene encoding uncharacterized protein LOC135843655 is translated as MDERSIFALRSRIGPDLFRGAPELSKIAYFSAAIALWYHANIPVQMSGIRKHRSQDSAVWSSLCRKVRGYALDLMIPNSICQRLQVYVDKIKYELEDWVTYHSRAVFFGQQNDLKIYKFIYHIIWYPDGNINYAKTAANLLKSKSTSTTEKFFLSCLYCLEDEIRAIAPSVIERIDLTQLRFNEHPLIHYWICCLRSALNNIQVTRDLSIECFMVQQHYVNNWSAVEYFFDRMNSDEQVQSAIWLIDKYGLMYQEVLLMKLNEIQRLSLYSSRCTEILYNYSRSFNTTDISKNVLVTWFEIRNTISREQFALIFRELLWSRVVDTVMTDIWTSACADFKRHVLKNVDNEFISTLFYRFGTNYDSDFIFTVLADMNANAKQTMIEKRFFTQCCENLICEQKPSILDRLLNQFFPTTEESAQFKRNLVSTSDKVKSQCFEYFRDYKKIKIAHEMLALALSPDYDFVLEYKRKILMSPEGTRNCSFLMGSVKRGTLCNLIADCFNTESLAWEFKKEVIYSTWGIRKLQEMILEDNLRTAKKYINWFLESNEEKKLFKRRLLIDNESVSSTMIQILLR